CCTGCCGGTAGCGATCGAGGAATACGTCGGCCAATGGCTGGAATTGCCCGAGCGCAGCCGCGTCGGTGTGAGCGCCAACCAGTTGGGCGTGGATTTTTGCCTGGGCCGCTTTGTGTGGGACCGCCAGCATAAATTCCGCATTCGCCTGGGCCCACTCAAGCTGGACGACTACATGGGGATGCTGCCTGGTCATCAACCGTTCAACGAACTGGTGGCCTGGGTGGCCGAGTACCTGGGCCATGAACTGGACTGGGACCTGAACCTGGTTTTGCAACAACCCGAAGTTCCGGCACTGCAACTCAACGGCCAGTTCCGCCTGGGTTTCAATACCTGGCTCGGCCAACCTGCGCATGACGCCAACGACCTAATCCTGGCCCGGCATTACGCCGACCACGCCACCACCTCAAGGAATCCAGAGCATGGGTGAAATCAGTCGCGCCGCACTGTTCGGCAAACTCAACAGCGTGGCCTACAAGGCCATCGAAGCCGCCACCGTGTTCTGCAAGTTGCGGGGCAATCCGTATGTGGAGCTGGCCCACTGGTTTCACCAGTTGCTGCAATTGCAGGACTCGGACCTGCACCGCATCATCCGCCAGTTCAACCTAGAACCGGCGCGCCTGGCCCGTGACCTTACCGAGGCCCTGGACCGCCTGCCACGCGGGTCGACCTCCATCACCGACCTGTCCTCCCACGTGGAGGAAGCGGTGGAACGTGGCTGGGTGTACGGCAGCCTGATGTTTGGCGAAAGCCAGGTGCGCACCGGTTACCTGGTGCTGGGCATTCTGAAAACGCCGAGCCTGCGCCACGCGCTGCTGGGCTTGTCCGCCGAATTCGACAAAGTCAAGGCCGAAGCCTTGAGCGAGCGCTTTGACGAATACGTCGGTGACTCGCCGGAAAATGCCTTGAGCGCCAGCGATGGTTTCAATGCTGGAGCAGTGCCGGGTGAAGCCAGCGGTGCGATGGCGCCGAGTGCGATGGGCAAGCAGGAAGCGCTCAAGCGCTTCACCGTTGACCTGACCGAACAGGCCCGCAGCGGCAAGCTCGACCCTATCGTCGGCCGTGACGAAGAGATTCGCCAACTGGTAGACATCCTCATGCGTCGGCGCCAGAACAACCCGATCCTCACCGGTGAGGCCGGAGTGGGCAAGACCGCCGTGGTCGAAGGTTTCGCCCTGCGCATCGTCGCCGGTGATGTGCCGCCCGCCTTGAAAGACGTGGAACTGCGCAGCCTCGACGTGGGCCTGCTGCAAGCCGGCGCCAGCATGAAGGGCGAGTTCGAACAGCGCCTGCGCCAGGTCATTGAAGATGTGCAGTCTTCGCCCAAGCCGATCATCCTGTTTATCGACGAAGCCCATACGCTGGTGGGCGCCGGCGGTGCCGCCGGTACGGGTGACGCGGCCAACCTGCTCAAGCCCGCTCTCGCCCGTGGCACCTTGCGCACCGTGGCCGCGACGACCTGGGCCGAGTACAAGAAACACATCGAGAAAGACCCGGCGCTGACCCGCCGTTTCCAGGTGGTACAGGTTGCCGAGCCGTCGGAAGACAAGGCGCTGCTGATGATGCGCGGCGTGGCCTCGACCATGGAAAAACACCACCAGGTGCAGATCCTCGATGAAGCCCTGGAAGCCTCGGTCAAGCTGTCGCACCGCTACATCCCGGCGCGCCAGTTGCCGGACAAGTCCGTGAGCCTGCTGGACACCGCCTGCGCCCGTGTCGCCATCAGCCTGCACGCAGTGCCCGCCGAAGTGGACGACAGCCGTCGCCGCATCGAAGCGCTGGAAACCGAGCTGCAAATCATCGCCCGCGAACAGGCCATCGGCATTGCCATTGGTACGCGCCAGAGCAACAGCGAAGCCCTGTTGAGCACCGAGCGCGAGCGCCTGGCGACCCTGGAAAACCGTTGGGCCGAAGAGAAAGCCCTGGTGGATGAACTGCTCGCCACCCGTGCCACCTTGCGCGAAAAGGCCGGCGTAGTAGACAGCGGCAGCGATGAACTCCGCACGCAACTGATCGACCTGCAACAACGCCTCACCGCCCTGCAAGGCGAAACCCCGCTGATCCTGCCGACCGTGGATTACCAGGCCGTGGCCTCGGTGGTCGCCGACTGGACCGGCATCCCGGTGGGCCGCATGGCGCGCAACGAACTGGAGACCGTGCTCAACCTCGACCAGCACCTGAAAAAACGCATCATCGGCCAGGACCACGCCCTGCAGATGATCGCCAAGCGCATCCAGACTTCCCGCGCCGGCCTCGACAACCCGAGCAAGCCGATTGGCGTGTTCATGCTGGCCGGCACCTCGGGTGTGGGCAAGACCGAAACCGCCCTGGCACTGGCCGAAGCCATGTACGGCGGCGAGCAGAACGTCATCACCATCAACATGAGCGAGTTCCAGGAAGCCCACACCGTGTCCACCCTCAAGGGCGCGCCACCGGGCTATATCGGCTACGGCGAAGGCGGCGTGCTGACCGAAGCGGTGCGGCGAAAACCCTACAGCGTGGTGCTGCTGGATGAGGTAGAGAAAGCTCACCCGGACGTGCATGAGATCTTCTTCCAGGTGTTCGACAAGGGCGTGATGGAAGACGGCGAAGGCCGAGTGATCGACTTCAAGAACACCCTGATCCTGCTGACTACCAACGCCGGTACCGAGCTGATCTCCCACGTCTGCAAAGACCCGGCGAACATTCCCGAGCCGGAAGAAATCGCCAAGGCCCTGCGCCAGCCGTTGCTGGAGATTTTCCCACCGGCGCTGCTGGGGCGTTTGGTGACCATTCCCTACTACCCGCTGAGCGACGAGATGCTCAAGGCGATCACGCGCCTGCAACTGAACCGCATCAAGAAGCGCGTGGAGAACACCCACAAAGTCGCCTTTGACTACGACGATGCGGTGGTCGATTTGATCGTCTCGCGCTGCACTGAAACCGAAAGCGGCGGGCGCATGATCGACACTATCCTCACCAACAGCCTGCTGCCGGACATGAGCCGTGAGTTCCTCACGCGCATGTTGGAAGGCAAGGCGCTGGCGGGGGTGCGGATCAGCAGTCGGGATAATGAATTGCACTACGACTTCAGCGACGCAGATTGACCTGACGGGACACGGTCAAAATGTGGGAGCTGGCTTGCCTGCGATAGCGGTGTATCAGTCAACATCAATGTTGAATGTTCAATTGCTATCGCAGGCAAGCCAGCTCCCACATTGGATTCGGTTCCTTCAGTAATCAAGACCTTTACAGGACGCCCAATGCTATTCAACCAAGCCTCACGCCTGGCCAAGATCACCAGCCCTCTCGGGCCGGATGTGCTGTTGCTCAACGAAATGGGCGGCGGTGAAGAGTTAGGAAGGCTGTTCAACTATGAGCTGCAACTGACGTCCCTGGACGCCAACATCGACCTCAACCAGTTGCTCGGCAAACCCATGAGCGTGGGCCTGCAACTGGCCGACGGTGGCGAGCGGCACTTTCACGGCATCGTCGCTCGTTGCAGCCAGAACATCGACCAGGGTCAGTTCGCCAGTTACCAGGTCACCCTGCGCCCATGGCTGTGGTTGCTCAGCCGCACCTCCGATTGCCGGATTTTCCAGAACCTGAGCATCCCGCAGATCATCAAGCAGGTGTTCCGCGACCTGGGTTTTTCCGATTTCGAAGACGCCCTGAGCCGACCGTATCGCGAGTGGGAATACTGCGTGCAGTACCGCGAGACCAGCTTCGATTTCGTCAGCCGCCTGATGGAACAAGAAGGCATCTATTATTTCTTTCGCCATGAACAGGATCGCCACGTGCTGGTGCTGGCCGACGCCTATGGCGCCCACACCACGGTGCCGGGCTACGGGTCGATCCCCTACTACCCCAAGGACGAGCAGCAACGCGAACGCGACCATATGCACAACTGGCACCTGGCGCAAGAGGTGCAGCCGGGTTCGCTGGAGCTCAACGACTACGACTTCCAGCGCCCCAGCGCGAGCATCGACGTGCGCTCGGCCATGCCGCGCCCGCACACCGGCGGCGACTATCCGCTGTACGACTACCCCGGCACCTACGTGCAAAGCGCCGATGGCGAACACTACGCACGTACCCGCATCGAAGCGCTGCAAACCCTGCATGAGCAGATCGAGTTCGCCGGCAATGCGCGTGGCCTGGGGTCGGGCCATCTGTTCAGCCTCACCGGCTTCAGTCGTCAGGATCAGAACCGCGAATACCTGATCGTCGGCTGTCGCTACTACATCGTCCAGGAAAGCCTGGAGAGCGGAGGCGGCTCCGGTTCGGCGCAATTCGAAAGCAGCCTGACCTGCATCGATGCACAACAGAGTTTCCGCCCACTGGCCAACACCCATCGCCCTATCGTCAAAGGCCCGCAGACTGCATTGGTGGTGGGCCCCAAAGGCGAGGAAATCTGGACCGACCAGTACGGCCGCGTGAAGGTGCATTTCTACTGGGACCGCCACGACCAATCCAACGAGAACAGCTCGTGCTGGATCCGTGTGTCGCAATCCTGGGCCGGCAAGAACTGGGGTTCGATGCAGATTCCACGGATTGGCCAGGAAGTGATCGTCAGCTTCCTCGAAGGTGACCCCGACCGGCCGATCATCACCGGGCGGGTGTACAACGCCGAGCAGACCGTGCCCTACGATCTGCCGGAAAACGCCACACAGAGCGGCATGAAAAGCCGATCGAGCAAGGGCGGTACGCCGGCCAACTTCAATGAAATCCGCATGGAGGACAAGAAGGGTCTGGAACAGCTGTATATCCATGCCGAGCGCAATCAGGACATCGTGGTGGAGGTGGATGAAAGCCACTCGGTGGGGCATGACCGCAACAAGAGTATTGGCCATAACGAGACGGTGACCATCGGCAGCAACCGCCTGCGGGTGGTGCGCAACAACGACACCGTGATCGTCGGTGGCGCCAAGTCCGACAGTGCCGCCACGCACTACACCATCGAGGCCGGCGAGAATCTTCGCCTGGTGTGCGGCGACAGTGTGATCGAGCTCAAGGCAGGCGGGGATATCAACCTGACCTGCGGCTCGTTCAACCTGTTTTCCACCGGCAGCAGCAAGATCCAGACAAAGGGCAAACTGGACATCAACCTGGGCAGTGACAAGGGCACATCGCCCGGCGCCCAGGGCGTGCAAAATACGATCAAGTCCGCCGTCGAATCAAAATTCCCCGGCAAGCCCGGCGCTGGTCAATAACGAGATTTCTTCACCATGAATTACCTGATCAACGAAGCCCAATTCACCCTGCCCGATGCCGAGGTACAGGACACCTCGATCAATATCCTCAAGTTCGCCAAGCTGGGCACCACCCTAGTGGTGAGCCGCAGCCCATTGGCGGACGGCGAGAGCTTGCAAAGCAATTTCGAAGGCCAGCTGAAAAAACTCGAGCAGCAGGTCAAGGATCTGCGCTATTCCCCTGCACAAGCGGTCCAGGTCGGGCCGAAGCAGGACATTGACGCCTTTGAAGTACAGAACCGTTTCAACAAAGGCAGCGACAACATTTACCAATATCAGCTGGCAATGCAGATACCCGGCACCCGCCAACTGATTGCGCTGAGCTACGTCAAGACCCAGCCCCTGGGCCCTGTCGAGGCGGCTCATTGGGCAACGCTGAAAAACACGCTCAATTTTACTGCTACGCCCTGAGTCGAGCCTGAGCGATGAGTGACGATCTCTGGGCTGCCCGCGAAGGCGACGCACTGCTGCACACCTCGGTGATGGCCGATATTCTCGGCGGTGTGCTGGAAGTGGCCGCCTATGCGGCGATCACTACCGTGGGCTGCCTGGCCGTTGCCGGGGCGGTTTTCCTCGCGACCGGTGCAACCATTGCCACTGGTGGCGTCGCATTGGTGTTGGTAGTGGGCGCGGTCGTCGGCATCACCGCGGGCCTCACGGGGGCGGACCTGGAGATATCCAGTTGGTGCGAGTCCGCCGCTAACTGGGTGTTCCCGCCGGTGATCGATGCGTTCATCACCAGCGGCTCGCACAACGTGTTCATCAATGGCAAAAAGGCTGCCCGCGCTGCCGGCAAGATGACGGCTGTGCCCGTCGCGCCCAGCGAGCCGGCAGCGCCGAGCTTCCTGGATATGGCAGGTGAGTTTTTCTCGCAGATGTGGCGCCCGACCGTCGCCTCGCCTGCGCCCGGCACCGAGCCGTGCCCGCTGGATACCGTGGGGTGCAACAAGCACCCGCCGATGCCGCTGCAATTCATTGCCGAGGGTTCCAGCTCGGTATTCATCAATGGTCAGCCGGCGGCACGCAGCGGGGATCGCAGTACCTGCGATGCGAAGATTGGGACGGCTGAGGGCCTGATTTCGCCGGATGTGCGCATTGGTGGCGAGACCATCGTGGTGCAGGAGATTCGCAGCGGGAAAACGCCGGGGGTGGGGCTGGCGATTGCCGTGGTGATGGCATTGCGGGGCAATGTGAAGTGTTTCTGGACCAAACTGCCGTGCATGATCGGAAGTGCGTTGGTGGGCGGCGCGATTTCTTATGGGACCGCCAAGGTCACCTCTGCGCTCAAGGGCGCCATGAATGGCTCGCCCAATCCGGTGCACAGCGCGACAGGGGCCAAGGTCTTGGGCGAAGAGGAGGAGTTGGACTTTGTTCTGCCCGGCCTGCTCCCTATCGATTGGCAACGTTTCTACAACAGTCTCGATACACGTCGCAACGGCCTCTTCGGCGCAGGCTGGAGCGTCGACTATGAGGTGTCGGTCGAAATAGATGCCGACGAAAACCTGTTCTATATCGATGAGCAGGGACGGCGCCTGGAGATCGGTTATATCCCGTTGTCCGGTGGAGCGTTCGATCCGGGCGAAGGCCTTGCGGTGAGACGCAGCGGTGAAGGCGCGGTATTGATTGAGAGCATCGACGGTCTGTATCGGCTGTTCGAAATCGACCCGCAGAACAACTCACGGATGCGCTTGCACCTGCTGGGTGATCGCAATGAAGGGCGGATCTTTCTCGATTACGATGCCCAGGGAAGGCTTCACCGCTTGCGTGACACCCATGATTTCATGCACGTCGAGTTGAGTTATACAACTCAGCATCCGCGTCGTGTGAGCCACATCGAGCGGCGATACCTGCGCCAGGACCACTTCGATGCACGCAGCGACGTACTTGTCAGTTATCGCTATGACAGCAACGGCGATCTTGCCGAAGTATTGGATGCACAAGGCACGACCCTACGACGCTTTGCCTACGACAGCAGCAGACGCATGGTCGAGCACCAATTGGCGAGTGGTCTGCGTTGCTTCTACCAATGGGCTCAAGTACCTGGACCAGACGGCCAGGAATGGCGCGTCAGTCGGCACTGGACAGATGCGGGCGATGAATACACCTTCGACTACGACTTGGATGCGGGCATTACACGCGTAACCGATGGGTTGATGCGCGTCAGCACTCGGCATTGGAACCCGCAATATCAGATCACCCGATACGTTGATAACGCAGGCAGTATCTGGGAATTCGAATGGAACGAAGATCGCCAGTTTGCAGGCGCGATTGACCCAAAGAACGGCAGATGGCGCTTCTGTTACGACGACTCCGGCAACCTGAGTACAGTGACCGATCCGCTGGGCAGGACCCGTGGCACACAATGGCTTGCGCATTGGGCATTGCCTCAGGTTGAAACCGACCCTGCGGGCAATAGTTGGCATTACCGCTACGACCAACGTGGCAACTGCATTGAGGAAGTCGATCCACTGGGCAACCGCACGCGCTATGTCTATGACGGTTTCGGACAGCCGGTGCGCATCATCGATGCGACGGAAAAATCCAGAACATTGCATTGGAACGAGTGGAGCCAACTGGTCGAAGAAGTGGATTGTTCGGGTTATCCGACGCGTTATCAATACGATGCGTTTGGCAATCTGGTGGTGCAGACCAATGCCGAAGGTGAATCGGTGCGTTACCGATACGGCCCTCAGGCGCTGCTTCTGGAATGTCAGCTTCCGGACGGCCGCGTCGAACAATTCCAACGCAGCGCAAGTGGTTATCTGACTGCCCACGTAGACCCTGCCGGCAGCACCACACGCTATGTCTATGACATTCGCGGTCTGGTCAAACAGCGCTGGGACGCGCATAACCGTTCGGTCATGTTCGATCATGATGCCTACGGACGTCTGAGCAAGCTGACCAACGAGAACGGTGAGAGTTATCGCTTTGAGTGGGATGCAGCCGACCGCATGGTGCAGCAGCAGGACCTGGATAAAAGCCGGCGCTGCTACACCTATGACCCGCTGGATGATGTCGTCGCCGTTGACTACCTGCCGGGAACGGAAGGTGAGCCGGTAGCGCCGCTGTCACATCAGTTTCAGCGAGATCCCGTGGGACGCCTGGTCAGCAAAATAACTGCGGACGGTACCACCAGCTACGCGCACGACCTCAACGACCAACTGGTCGGTGTTACTTTCACGGCGCCTGATGGTAATGAGCAATTACTTGGCTTCAGCTATGACGCCATGGGGCAGCTCCTTGAGGAGAAAAGCTCGGCAGGGTCTGTGCAGCATCGTTACGACGAACTGGGAAATCTGATTCAAACCGGCTTGCCTGATGGTCGATGGCTGAACCGCCTGTATTACGGCAGTGGCCACCTGCATCAGTTGAATCTCGATGGAAAGGTTATCAGCGACTTCGAGCGTGATCGCTTGCATCGCGAAGTGCAGCGTACCCAGGGTCAACTCAAGACAAGTACCGCCTATGATCGAAGTGGAAGGGTCCGCTCGCGTCAGCGGCGCAGCATCGATCAGCCGTGGCAGCTGCCACCACTGGTAGAGACCGACTATAGCTACGATCCCAGCGACAACGTGATTGGACGTCATCGTGTCGATCGCGTGCACGATCATCAAGAGCATCTGGGTTACGACAGTACCGAACGGATTCTTGTCAGCCACCAGGCAGGACGGAGCGAAACCTGCGCCTATGATGCCGCAGCCAACCTGCTCGATAGTTCACATCAAGGTGGCTTGGTAAAACATAACCGGCTGCTGACCTATCAAGATAAGCGTTACCGGTACGACGCCTTGGGTCGCCTGGTCGAAAAGCGCAGTGCCTCTCGCGGTTTACAGCGCTTTGTCTACGATGCGGAAAGTCGTCTGATTGAAGTACGAAATGATAGCGGCAACAGGATAAGGATGACCTATGACCCCCTGGGGCGTCGCATTGAAAAAGCCGAGTATGGCAGCGATGGCTATCAGTTGGGGATGACGCGCTTCCTCTGGGACGAGCTGCGTCTCTTGCAGGAATCCAGGCATAGTCAGTCCAGCCTTTATATCTATGAAGATGAAGGCTACAAGCCCGTAGCCCGGGTCGACGGCACGGGGCCTGTGCAAAAAATCCGTCACTACCATAACGACCTCAATAGCCAGCCGGAGCAGCTAACCGAAGAAGACGGCGAAGTCATCTGGCGGACCAGTTACCGAATGTGGGGCGGTACGGTGGAGGAAGTGCGCGAGCCTACCTACATCGAAGAGCAGAACTTACGGTTTCAGGGGCAATATCTAGATCGAGAAACGGGACTGCATTTTAATACATTCCGGTTTTACGACCCGGATATCGGGCGGTTTACCACACCGGATCCTCTTGGGTTGGCGGGAGGGATCAATCTCTATCAATATGGGCCGAATCCGATCGCCTGGATCGACCCGTGGGGCTGGAAATGTTGGAGCACAGCAAGGAAAGGTGTTTGGAAAGCCGCGGGTGCCAATGCCCGGCCAGGCCAGTACTCAACTAGAAACCTGGCTCGAATGGCCCTAGGCAAGGCACCGCAGATGAGAATAGAGGTTCGTTATCGTAATACTCTGAGAAGCCGACTAAAGGGACGTGTTGGCAGGACCAAGGAAATCACGGTGTCGATGGAGCTGAATCATCAATACATTCCACAACGCGCCGGATCAAAAGTGGCTCATGAAGATTGGAACTTGACCAAGGCGACGCCTTGGGGGCATGAGTCAATGGACAAGTATCGCCATACCGGCTGGGATTTGGTGAGAATTGTAAAAACCACAGGGCAATTTTAGAGAACCCTTTCAGGAGCAGCAGATATGAGTGAGTTGACTGATTTTCACGTTTTCTGGGGCACGGCAATGACTGTCGCGGAAAAAAAATCTGCCTCGATGGAAGATGAAAGCGCAGAGGATTTTGCTCGCAAGCTTTACGAAGAATATGTAGCGCAAGGCGCACCGAAAAATAAAAAAAAATGGCTAACGGAGCGACTCGATAACGAATACCTTTGCATGAAGGATAAACCCGTATGGGTAGGCGAACCTGCCTGGCTGTATCATCAGGGGCACCCTATGGTCTTTTTGCATCAATTCCTGGTACCCCCTACAGCGCAGCACATCAAAGAAAGGATATCGCTAGGTGAGACTGTTTATGTATTTGGTGCAAAACACCTTGTTAAAAGGCCGACAGGGGATATATGGACCGATATCTATCGGATGGCTGTGCAAACTTACGAGGGGGAAACAACGTGGGAAATCTTCAAGTAACCTCAAGGTTTTATTTCACATAAAAAATCTAAAAAGAGGACGGGACGGATTTATTCAGCTAAATCCGCCCTCATTGCATTTACAAATCTAGTCAGCGTCAGCTTCGTTCTGCTTAAGTGTGACCAATGTTTTAATCATCTTATTCATAAACGCGTAGCGCTTTTCAACATTTTCCATACGCGCCTTGTCAGTCGGCGCCTCCGATGACTCAGACGCCTCATACGGGGTATAGATAAGCCCGTAACGCTTAGCGATGTCGGGCATTTGGCTTTCTATCGCGTCCATCCGCTTCTCAAGGTTGGTTAAACGCCCCTGTGTATCCGTTGGCGCGTCGGGGCTAGCTACCACAGCCTTCGCGTCTGGGCCTTCGTTGATGAAAATGATGCTGTTGGTCAGAGACTCAGTGTTTATTTCTGCGCCTGTAAGACGCGCCTGCATTTTTTGCTCCTCCGTCGCGGCAGGGTCTACGGTACCCGTCGTGCCGTCTGGTTTCTTTACTTCTGCTCCAGGCATCTTTGCCTGTGCTGCAACCCTTTCTTCCAGGCCTTTGGAAACGAAATGCTGCCCCACGGTAAAACCGCTATTGACCAAATTGCTGGTCCCTGACGT
This genomic stretch from Pseudomonas synxantha BG33R harbors:
- a CDS encoding DcrB-related protein, producing MNYLINEAQFTLPDAEVQDTSINILKFAKLGTTLVVSRSPLADGESLQSNFEGQLKKLEQQVKDLRYSPAQAVQVGPKQDIDAFEVQNRFNKGSDNIYQYQLAMQIPGTRQLIALSYVKTQPLGPVEAAHWATLKNTLNFTATP
- a CDS encoding RHS repeat-associated core domain-containing protein → MSDDLWAAREGDALLHTSVMADILGGVLEVAAYAAITTVGCLAVAGAVFLATGATIATGGVALVLVVGAVVGITAGLTGADLEISSWCESAANWVFPPVIDAFITSGSHNVFINGKKAARAAGKMTAVPVAPSEPAAPSFLDMAGEFFSQMWRPTVASPAPGTEPCPLDTVGCNKHPPMPLQFIAEGSSSVFINGQPAARSGDRSTCDAKIGTAEGLISPDVRIGGETIVVQEIRSGKTPGVGLAIAVVMALRGNVKCFWTKLPCMIGSALVGGAISYGTAKVTSALKGAMNGSPNPVHSATGAKVLGEEEELDFVLPGLLPIDWQRFYNSLDTRRNGLFGAGWSVDYEVSVEIDADENLFYIDEQGRRLEIGYIPLSGGAFDPGEGLAVRRSGEGAVLIESIDGLYRLFEIDPQNNSRMRLHLLGDRNEGRIFLDYDAQGRLHRLRDTHDFMHVELSYTTQHPRRVSHIERRYLRQDHFDARSDVLVSYRYDSNGDLAEVLDAQGTTLRRFAYDSSRRMVEHQLASGLRCFYQWAQVPGPDGQEWRVSRHWTDAGDEYTFDYDLDAGITRVTDGLMRVSTRHWNPQYQITRYVDNAGSIWEFEWNEDRQFAGAIDPKNGRWRFCYDDSGNLSTVTDPLGRTRGTQWLAHWALPQVETDPAGNSWHYRYDQRGNCIEEVDPLGNRTRYVYDGFGQPVRIIDATEKSRTLHWNEWSQLVEEVDCSGYPTRYQYDAFGNLVVQTNAEGESVRYRYGPQALLLECQLPDGRVEQFQRSASGYLTAHVDPAGSTTRYVYDIRGLVKQRWDAHNRSVMFDHDAYGRLSKLTNENGESYRFEWDAADRMVQQQDLDKSRRCYTYDPLDDVVAVDYLPGTEGEPVAPLSHQFQRDPVGRLVSKITADGTTSYAHDLNDQLVGVTFTAPDGNEQLLGFSYDAMGQLLEEKSSAGSVQHRYDELGNLIQTGLPDGRWLNRLYYGSGHLHQLNLDGKVISDFERDRLHREVQRTQGQLKTSTAYDRSGRVRSRQRRSIDQPWQLPPLVETDYSYDPSDNVIGRHRVDRVHDHQEHLGYDSTERILVSHQAGRSETCAYDAAANLLDSSHQGGLVKHNRLLTYQDKRYRYDALGRLVEKRSASRGLQRFVYDAESRLIEVRNDSGNRIRMTYDPLGRRIEKAEYGSDGYQLGMTRFLWDELRLLQESRHSQSSLYIYEDEGYKPVARVDGTGPVQKIRHYHNDLNSQPEQLTEEDGEVIWRTSYRMWGGTVEEVREPTYIEEQNLRFQGQYLDRETGLHFNTFRFYDPDIGRFTTPDPLGLAGGINLYQYGPNPIAWIDPWGWKCWSTARKGVWKAAGANARPGQYSTRNLARMALGKAPQMRIEVRYRNTLRSRLKGRVGRTKEITVSMELNHQYIPQRAGSKVAHEDWNLTKATPWGHESMDKYRHTGWDLVRIVKTTGQF
- the tssH gene encoding type VI secretion system ATPase TssH, coding for MGEISRAALFGKLNSVAYKAIEAATVFCKLRGNPYVELAHWFHQLLQLQDSDLHRIIRQFNLEPARLARDLTEALDRLPRGSTSITDLSSHVEEAVERGWVYGSLMFGESQVRTGYLVLGILKTPSLRHALLGLSAEFDKVKAEALSERFDEYVGDSPENALSASDGFNAGAVPGEASGAMAPSAMGKQEALKRFTVDLTEQARSGKLDPIVGRDEEIRQLVDILMRRRQNNPILTGEAGVGKTAVVEGFALRIVAGDVPPALKDVELRSLDVGLLQAGASMKGEFEQRLRQVIEDVQSSPKPIILFIDEAHTLVGAGGAAGTGDAANLLKPALARGTLRTVAATTWAEYKKHIEKDPALTRRFQVVQVAEPSEDKALLMMRGVASTMEKHHQVQILDEALEASVKLSHRYIPARQLPDKSVSLLDTACARVAISLHAVPAEVDDSRRRIEALETELQIIAREQAIGIAIGTRQSNSEALLSTERERLATLENRWAEEKALVDELLATRATLREKAGVVDSGSDELRTQLIDLQQRLTALQGETPLILPTVDYQAVASVVADWTGIPVGRMARNELETVLNLDQHLKKRIIGQDHALQMIAKRIQTSRAGLDNPSKPIGVFMLAGTSGVGKTETALALAEAMYGGEQNVITINMSEFQEAHTVSTLKGAPPGYIGYGEGGVLTEAVRRKPYSVVLLDEVEKAHPDVHEIFFQVFDKGVMEDGEGRVIDFKNTLILLTTNAGTELISHVCKDPANIPEPEEIAKALRQPLLEIFPPALLGRLVTIPYYPLSDEMLKAITRLQLNRIKKRVENTHKVAFDYDDAVVDLIVSRCTETESGGRMIDTILTNSLLPDMSREFLTRMLEGKALAGVRISSRDNELHYDFSDAD
- a CDS encoding type VI secretion system Vgr family protein — encoded protein: MLFNQASRLAKITSPLGPDVLLLNEMGGGEELGRLFNYELQLTSLDANIDLNQLLGKPMSVGLQLADGGERHFHGIVARCSQNIDQGQFASYQVTLRPWLWLLSRTSDCRIFQNLSIPQIIKQVFRDLGFSDFEDALSRPYREWEYCVQYRETSFDFVSRLMEQEGIYYFFRHEQDRHVLVLADAYGAHTTVPGYGSIPYYPKDEQQRERDHMHNWHLAQEVQPGSLELNDYDFQRPSASIDVRSAMPRPHTGGDYPLYDYPGTYVQSADGEHYARTRIEALQTLHEQIEFAGNARGLGSGHLFSLTGFSRQDQNREYLIVGCRYYIVQESLESGGGSGSAQFESSLTCIDAQQSFRPLANTHRPIVKGPQTALVVGPKGEEIWTDQYGRVKVHFYWDRHDQSNENSSCWIRVSQSWAGKNWGSMQIPRIGQEVIVSFLEGDPDRPIITGRVYNAEQTVPYDLPENATQSGMKSRSSKGGTPANFNEIRMEDKKGLEQLYIHAERNQDIVVEVDESHSVGHDRNKSIGHNETVTIGSNRLRVVRNNDTVIVGGAKSDSAATHYTIEAGENLRLVCGDSVIELKAGGDINLTCGSFNLFSTGSSKIQTKGKLDINLGSDKGTSPGAQGVQNTIKSAVESKFPGKPGAGQ